Proteins encoded within one genomic window of Cyprinus carpio isolate SPL01 chromosome B22, ASM1834038v1, whole genome shotgun sequence:
- the kcnip2 gene encoding Kv channel-interacting protein 2 has product MKMKSREESLNTSGECDGSNDLLTGNPPSGQSRKNMKQRFLKLLPCCHVDSTPVRQNSIEEDFELATVCYRPDSLEKMMEQTKFSKTELQILYRSFKNECPSGLVNEETFKLIYSHFFPHGDSSAYAHFLFEAFDRHKNGAISFEDFVVGLSIILRGTVTDRLCWAFSLYDLNKDGCITKEEMNDIMKSIYDMMGKYTHPCMKDSAPREHVESFFQKMDRNNDGVVTMEEFLESCQKDEALMESMQMLDHVI; this is encoded by the exons gtAACCCTCCCTCAGGCCAGAGCAGAAAGAACATGAAGCAGCGCTTCCTCAAACTTCTGCCCTGCTGTCATGTGGACTCCACACCAGTCAGGCAAA ACAGTATAGAGGAGGATTTTGAGCTTGCCACTGTGTGCTACAGGCCGGATAGTCTGGAAAAAATGATGGAACAGACCAAATTCTCTAAAACAGAGCTACAAATCCTCTATAGAAGTTTCAAAAAT GAATGTCCCTCTGGATTAGTAAATGAAGAGACTTTTAAGTTAATCTACTCTCACTTTTTTCCTCATGGAG aTTCTAGCGCATATGCACATTTCCTGTTTGAGGCTTTTGACAGACACAAAAACGGAGCAATAAGCTTTGAG GACTTTGTGgttggcctgtcaatcatcttgcgTGGTACCGTCACTGATAGACTGTGCTGGGCCTTTAGTTTGTATGATCTTAATAAAGATGGCTGCATCACTAAAGAG GAGATGAATGATATTATGAAGTCTATTTATGATATGATGGGGAAGTATACGCATCCGTGCATGAAGGACAGTGCACCTAGAGAACATGTTGAAAGTTTCTTCCAG AAAATGGATCGCAACAATGATGGTGTCGTCACAATGGAGGAGTTCCTGGAGTCGTGTCAAAAG gATGAGGCCCTCATGGAGTCCATGCAGATGCTGGATCACGTGATTTAG